One Pectobacterium colocasium DNA segment encodes these proteins:
- a CDS encoding ABC transporter substrate-binding protein has product MKKSTLALLFTVLFSSSPLVYSADLNIGLASSTTSMDPQFYVSGANSAMARNIFDGLVVQDEKQQIAPALATSWKVIDDKTWEFVLRPGVKFHDGSDFTAKDVIASIKRVALASKNSPSSYAPYVSDITEVIEVNPLTVRIKTKEASPLLLNNLSRISILPARLENVPTETLNSGKDVIGTGPFKFVSWVPDDRVVLSRNDDYWGGKAEWDNVTVRVFKNSSARVAAVLSGDVDMIENVPTADSSNIEKNQQLKTISTPGNRVIYLHMDQQREESPFAKGPDGKNPLLKKEVRQAMSLAINRQAIVDRVMEGQAVVASQLVPKGYPGYSASIPAPVYNPEKAKQELAAAGYPDGFTLTFHASNDRYPNDSKIAQAIGQMFTRAGIKTEVVTMPGSVYFSRASRLEFSLIMGGAAIETGEASGVLGPLLETFGPNAGQGNRGRYSNPVFDKTLNEARVTLDETKRDALLAEAMNIGMNDLGVIPVMFLSNTWAMKKQYTYVGRSDAYTLPYFVRTAK; this is encoded by the coding sequence ATGAAGAAATCAACGCTGGCGTTATTGTTTACCGTTTTATTTTCATCTTCACCTTTGGTTTATAGCGCGGACCTGAATATCGGTTTGGCTTCCTCCACCACATCAATGGATCCGCAGTTTTATGTGAGTGGGGCGAATAGCGCAATGGCGCGCAATATTTTTGACGGTTTGGTTGTACAGGATGAAAAACAGCAGATTGCACCTGCCCTGGCAACCAGTTGGAAAGTGATTGACGACAAGACGTGGGAATTTGTATTGCGTCCTGGCGTTAAGTTTCACGACGGCAGTGATTTTACGGCTAAAGATGTGATTGCCAGCATTAAGCGTGTTGCGCTGGCATCAAAAAACAGCCCCAGCTCTTACGCACCTTACGTCAGCGACATTACTGAAGTAATAGAAGTTAATCCACTAACGGTGCGGATTAAGACAAAAGAGGCTTCGCCGCTGCTGCTGAATAATTTAAGTCGGATTTCCATTTTACCGGCCCGACTTGAAAACGTCCCGACGGAAACGTTGAATTCAGGAAAAGATGTGATTGGTACAGGGCCATTCAAATTTGTTTCCTGGGTGCCGGACGACCGGGTAGTCCTTAGTCGTAATGATGATTACTGGGGAGGAAAAGCAGAGTGGGACAACGTTACTGTCCGTGTATTTAAGAACAGTAGTGCACGTGTAGCAGCCGTATTATCCGGTGATGTGGACATGATCGAAAACGTTCCAACAGCCGACAGCAGTAATATTGAAAAAAATCAGCAGTTAAAAACGATTTCAACACCAGGGAATCGTGTTATTTACCTTCACATGGACCAGCAGCGAGAGGAATCACCGTTCGCCAAAGGTCCTGATGGTAAAAACCCATTACTAAAAAAAGAAGTACGCCAGGCGATGTCTTTAGCTATTAATCGTCAGGCAATCGTCGACCGTGTGATGGAGGGGCAGGCTGTTGTTGCCTCTCAGCTTGTACCGAAGGGGTACCCAGGCTATTCCGCTTCCATTCCTGCGCCGGTTTATAATCCGGAGAAAGCCAAACAGGAACTGGCGGCGGCGGGTTACCCCGACGGCTTCACGCTGACCTTCCACGCGTCGAACGATCGTTATCCTAATGATTCTAAAATTGCTCAGGCCATTGGCCAAATGTTCACGCGCGCCGGCATCAAAACCGAAGTCGTTACGATGCCCGGCAGTGTGTACTTCTCACGTGCGTCTCGTCTCGAATTCAGTTTGATTATGGGCGGGGCCGCGATTGAAACCGGGGAAGCTTCTGGCGTATTGGGGCCATTGTTGGAAACCTTTGGCCCCAATGCAGGACAGGGGAATCGTGGTCGCTATTCCAATCCTGTCTTTGATAAAACGCTGAACGAAGCACGCGTCACGCTGGATGAAACCAAACGTGATGCGCTGCTGGCTGAGGCTATGAACATTGGCATGAACGATCTGGGGGTCATTCCGGTCATGTTCCTGTCCAACACCTGGGCGATGAAAAAGCAGTATACCTATGTGGGCCGTTCCGATGCCTACACGCTGCCGTACTTCGTCCGTACTGCCAAATAG
- a CDS encoding type II restriction endonuclease: MSKSPFSLERSCIKTLSAVEAERNRSNQHEFNGVRALKNLFGLEKFKQDAYFSIRGERISCIKPITWYDAREEHSTRTEHRLYFSGNIVMNEAQEGDNIVIGFDNSDKIHIVLIKRNTPEHKRTISNWEGK; this comes from the coding sequence ATGTCAAAATCCCCTTTTTCTCTTGAAAGATCGTGCATCAAAACATTGTCAGCAGTAGAAGCAGAAAGAAATCGCTCAAATCAGCATGAATTTAATGGTGTTAGAGCATTGAAGAATCTTTTTGGATTAGAAAAATTTAAGCAAGATGCTTATTTTTCTATCCGAGGGGAGCGTATAAGTTGTATTAAACCAATAACTTGGTATGATGCCAGAGAAGAACACAGTACAAGAACGGAACATCGATTATATTTTAGCGGAAACATTGTAATGAACGAGGCTCAGGAAGGGGATAACATTGTAATCGGTTTTGATAATAGTGATAAAATCCATATAGTATTAATTAAAAGAAATACTCCCGAGCATAAGAGAACTATATCCAATTGGGAAGGGAAATAA
- a CDS encoding nucleoside hydrolase, with product MVQERIIIDTDPGVDDAIAIWLALASPELDVLGITVVAGNVPLAATLPNACNVVGVTGRTDVPIFAGASRPLIRDQVFGKYAHIGKFSADWVPESTLSPEQEHAVDFLVRMTRQAAADNNPITICALGPLTNLALALCFHPDVARGIKQIVSMSCAFTAMGNRVPWADFNVYADPHAAEIVFSSGVPLVIMPLDVTFQALIQTEQVEDIERSGGAPGKAMAALLRMFDRSEVERFGREGGPIHDATVIAWLLKPELFKSKRARIGVEVAGKTAGYAFADFYHKLGEPENALVAREIDEQGFLGLVADRLRRYSPDETNASEELNGSRGR from the coding sequence ATGGTTCAAGAACGCATTATTATTGATACCGATCCCGGCGTTGACGATGCGATAGCCATCTGGCTGGCATTGGCTTCACCCGAGCTAGACGTACTGGGGATTACCGTTGTGGCAGGCAATGTGCCGCTTGCTGCCACGCTACCGAATGCGTGCAACGTAGTGGGTGTGACGGGCAGAACCGATGTGCCCATTTTTGCCGGTGCTTCACGCCCGCTCATCCGCGATCAGGTTTTCGGTAAATACGCCCATATCGGCAAATTCTCTGCTGACTGGGTACCGGAGAGCACGCTGTCGCCGGAACAGGAACACGCTGTTGATTTTCTGGTGCGGATGACGCGTCAGGCGGCGGCCGACAATAATCCCATCACCATTTGCGCACTTGGTCCGCTGACGAATCTGGCGTTGGCGCTGTGCTTCCATCCTGATGTCGCACGTGGCATCAAACAGATTGTTTCCATGAGCTGTGCCTTTACCGCGATGGGGAATCGCGTACCGTGGGCGGATTTTAACGTCTATGCCGATCCGCATGCGGCGGAAATCGTTTTTTCTTCCGGTGTTCCCCTCGTCATCATGCCATTGGATGTGACCTTTCAGGCATTAATTCAGACGGAACAGGTTGAGGACATCGAACGCAGCGGCGGCGCGCCAGGTAAGGCGATGGCCGCGCTGTTGCGCATGTTTGATCGTAGTGAAGTTGAGCGCTTTGGTCGCGAAGGTGGACCGATTCATGATGCGACCGTCATTGCGTGGCTGTTAAAACCGGAGCTGTTCAAATCAAAACGCGCGCGCATTGGGGTAGAAGTTGCCGGTAAAACTGCGGGTTATGCGTTTGCCGATTTTTATCACAAACTGGGTGAGCCTGAGAATGCGCTGGTCGCGCGGGAAATCGACGAACAAGGGTTCCTCGGGCTGGTTGCCGATCGCCTACGCCGCTATTCTCCTGATGAAACAAATGCTTCTGAAGAACTAAACGGTTCCAGGGGGCGCTAA
- a CDS encoding nucleoside hydrolase, translating to MSALPIIIDCDPGIDDAIALLSAFVAPELDIRGICTVCGNQSLDKTVHNALQIVELGQRTDIPVFAGCHRPLLREPIHGQFHGESGLGQTVLPEPQKQAEVQHAVSFIIAQCKQAIADGTPITLCTLGPLTNVAMALRMAPEIADGIARIVMMGGAYREAGNRSLTSEFNMLADPQAAKIVFDSSIALVALPLDVTHQVILTPELVARFIALSGRISAPLGEMMAFWDRNDIRRYGSRGGPLHDPLVIAWVLAPHCFTTEKASVYIEQESELCMGQTVADWYGKTDRQPNVDVVTGVDAKQVVELFADLLSRYGEGV from the coding sequence ATGAGCGCGTTACCTATTATTATTGATTGTGATCCGGGGATAGATGACGCGATTGCGTTATTAAGTGCATTTGTGGCACCCGAGTTGGATATTCGCGGTATTTGCACGGTGTGCGGTAATCAATCGTTGGACAAGACGGTGCATAACGCGCTGCAAATTGTTGAACTGGGCCAGCGCACGGATATTCCCGTTTTCGCTGGCTGCCATCGGCCGCTGTTGCGTGAACCGATCCACGGTCAGTTCCACGGGGAAAGCGGACTGGGCCAGACGGTGCTGCCTGAGCCACAAAAACAGGCCGAAGTGCAGCATGCCGTGAGTTTTATTATTGCGCAGTGCAAGCAGGCAATCGCTGACGGCACGCCGATTACGCTCTGTACGTTAGGGCCGTTAACTAATGTGGCCATGGCGCTGCGTATGGCTCCTGAGATTGCTGACGGTATTGCGCGCATTGTGATGATGGGCGGCGCCTACCGTGAAGCAGGCAACCGCAGCCTGACGTCTGAATTTAATATGCTCGCCGACCCACAGGCGGCGAAGATAGTGTTTGATTCATCGATTGCCCTTGTCGCGCTACCGCTGGATGTTACGCATCAGGTGATTTTGACGCCGGAATTGGTGGCGCGTTTCATCGCGCTATCCGGGCGGATTTCCGCGCCGTTGGGTGAAATGATGGCGTTTTGGGATCGCAATGACATCCGTCGCTATGGTTCACGCGGCGGCCCGCTGCACGATCCACTGGTTATCGCCTGGGTGCTGGCGCCACACTGTTTCACGACGGAAAAAGCCAGCGTTTACATTGAGCAGGAAAGCGAGCTGTGCATGGGGCAGACCGTTGCCGACTGGTACGGAAAAACTGACCGTCAGCCGAATGTGGATGTGGTGACGGGGGTTGATGCCAAACAGGTTGTCGAGCTGTTTGCTGACCTATTGAGCCGCTATGGAGAGGGTGTCTGA
- a CDS encoding LysR family transcriptional regulator has translation MRINPRQVEAFHKVILTGGITAAANMMYITQPAVSRLIKDFEDALNLKLFDRDGRGLIPRAEAMKLYREVERLYLGLDHIGLIADEIRHAKGSILRIAAVQALSFLCSDQVLPTLLKKYPDLSLFLDIESSSRITDAIAENHYDVGFIFGQPGIKGLEAEPLADASAVAVLAMDHPLATVDEITLADLAGTRAILPGRTTPLRAQIDISARKEQIYLHNPIETSMANCCVLASRNVGIGVVDFITALNSPSPVIVKPFNPNIKMAYCAVYPPQIPRSQVVNHITQVMKEKITDSLALK, from the coding sequence ATGCGTATCAATCCCCGTCAGGTTGAAGCCTTTCATAAAGTCATCCTCACCGGAGGCATCACTGCCGCCGCCAACATGATGTACATCACCCAGCCCGCGGTCAGTCGGCTCATTAAAGATTTTGAAGACGCGCTGAATCTGAAATTATTTGATAGAGACGGGCGCGGCCTGATTCCACGCGCCGAGGCGATGAAGCTATACCGGGAAGTCGAGCGCCTTTACTTAGGGTTGGATCACATCGGGCTGATTGCCGATGAAATTCGCCACGCCAAAGGCAGCATACTGCGTATTGCGGCCGTTCAGGCGCTCTCGTTTCTTTGTTCCGACCAGGTTCTCCCGACCTTACTCAAGAAATACCCCGATCTGTCCCTGTTTCTGGACATCGAGAGCAGCAGTCGTATTACGGACGCGATTGCGGAAAATCACTATGACGTGGGTTTTATTTTTGGCCAGCCCGGCATTAAAGGGCTGGAAGCCGAACCGCTGGCAGACGCAAGCGCTGTCGCGGTGTTAGCGATGGATCACCCGCTTGCGACGGTGGATGAAATTACACTCGCCGATCTGGCCGGTACGCGCGCTATTTTGCCCGGCAGAACTACACCGCTGCGGGCACAGATCGATATCTCCGCCAGAAAAGAACAAATCTATTTGCATAACCCCATCGAAACCTCAATGGCTAACTGCTGCGTGCTGGCGTCAAGAAACGTCGGCATCGGCGTGGTGGACTTTATTACCGCGCTAAACAGCCCTTCGCCGGTTATCGTTAAGCCTTTTAATCCGAATATAAAAATGGCGTATTGCGCGGTTTATCCTCCCCAAATTCCCCGCAGCCAGGTGGTTAATCACATCACTCAGGTTATGAAAGAAAAAATAACGGATAGTCTGGCGTTGAAATAA